The following are from one region of the Moritella sp. 24 genome:
- a CDS encoding DUF3570 domain-containing protein encodes MNIKLPLTLLGLVAGSVSAADHISIHHMSFEEYGDKVNAGDNLLSVEKNIGLDWTITAELGYDTVSGASPAWVSTTPPSGSHDQITQDAQNMTSEVIRAGYDPYRDNYEVRPVELEDTRYSASTNVTFRDKDRDEWTVGVNYSQEEDYKSMGANAKALFYTDSSKNRSFSLGGSILADKTLAFQEYKNGGNAQQWEDILTSSVEVGVSQVFTPNLYAIFTAYGGHKSGYLSNHYLTVLREVDIDGDGIIGDDEVFLGQDSRPDTRMSGGINVQTFYSVSDSIVVRPRYKFFADDWGVMSHQLGGKMSVKVTDWLTFAPGYFWYNQQGANFFIDPKAADPTFASTGYATSDIRLGDFNANAYELGASIKLSAKWRMNALAAYYEQSNGYASKWWAVGVTYDY; translated from the coding sequence ATGAATATAAAATTACCCTTAACCTTACTCGGTCTTGTTGCTGGTTCAGTATCAGCCGCTGATCATATTTCTATCCATCACATGAGTTTTGAAGAATACGGCGATAAAGTAAATGCTGGTGATAACCTCCTGTCTGTAGAGAAAAACATTGGATTGGATTGGACTATTACCGCAGAGTTGGGTTATGACACTGTATCTGGCGCGTCACCAGCTTGGGTTTCAACTACACCGCCATCTGGTTCTCATGATCAGATTACTCAAGATGCACAGAATATGACCTCGGAAGTTATCCGTGCCGGTTATGACCCTTACCGTGATAACTATGAAGTCCGCCCTGTAGAACTAGAAGATACGCGTTATTCTGCGTCAACCAATGTTACTTTTCGTGATAAAGACCGAGATGAATGGACTGTTGGTGTGAACTATTCGCAAGAAGAAGATTACAAAAGCATGGGTGCTAATGCGAAAGCGTTATTTTACACAGACAGCAGTAAAAATCGCTCATTTAGTCTTGGCGGTTCAATACTTGCGGATAAAACATTAGCATTTCAAGAATATAAAAATGGCGGTAATGCCCAGCAATGGGAAGATATTCTGACCTCTAGTGTGGAAGTCGGTGTATCACAAGTATTTACGCCGAATCTATATGCCATCTTTACGGCTTATGGCGGGCATAAAAGTGGCTATTTAAGTAACCATTATCTCACTGTATTACGTGAGGTTGATATTGATGGTGACGGTATTATTGGTGATGATGAAGTCTTTTTAGGGCAGGATTCTCGTCCGGATACACGCATGTCTGGCGGGATAAATGTACAGACATTTTATAGCGTGAGTGACAGTATTGTCGTACGCCCTCGTTATAAGTTTTTCGCTGATGACTGGGGGGTTATGTCGCATCAGCTCGGTGGTAAAATGAGTGTAAAAGTCACTGATTGGTTAACGTTCGCACCGGGTTATTTCTGGTATAACCAACAAGGCGCAAACTTCTTCATTGACCCGAAAGCGGCCGATCCTACATTTGCATCGACAGGTTATGCAACGTCAGATATTCGACTCGGTGATTTTAATGCGAATGCTTATGAACTTGGTGCCAGCATCAAACTATCAGCTAAATGGCGGATGAATGCACTTGCGGCCTATTATGAACAAAGTAATGGTTATGCGAGTAAATGGTGGGCCGTAGGAGTGACATATGACTATTAA
- the dsbD gene encoding protein-disulfide reductase DsbD, whose amino-acid sequence MKALLKVSLQVNKVIAQCCIFLMLLMSTSVSALAQSNSNTESVFLTVKQAFPFSSQIVRSNEGDKLVLSFATEPGYYLYHKRFSFKVVDGNISLAKPQYSVEAEQKQDPNFGLVKVYHQALTVTLPFTGSGSVKVNYQGCADSGLCYLPQRKTIDINSIDRSAIDRNAIEMSDVALSTAVKGQAIAPTNKLMDTVTETANDSQGLASMLAGAGRSQALLLFFILGLGLAFTPCVLPMIPILSSIIGGQGAGMTGWKGFYISLAYVLGMASSYALIGVLMATVGQGINIQAAMQQTWLLVIFAGLFVLLALAMFGVYELQLPSRLQVALNNQSQRLTGGKVFTVFMMGAISALVVSPCVSAPLAGALLYVSTTQDWLFGGGVLFVMALGMGVPLVIIGTSGGKFLPRSGPWMIRVKQGFGVMLLAIAILLVSRFSAPAVTLGLWALLIICSAMYIHSIADIQSNRLWLRHVVVFMSLVYGAMLLVGMMTGADDLADPLQHISQRNTQNVNGGSIAQARQPLFTKTASVAVIDKAIDNLTAPKVVTMVDLYADWCTSCKVMDKQVFSDMNVAAKMRSINALKFDITDNTNLQSTWMAKAQLFGPPSMLFFDADGEEIKQLRVVGEMDKQQFLAHLKLVAKAVPLS is encoded by the coding sequence ATGAAGGCACTTTTGAAAGTATCGTTACAAGTAAATAAGGTTATTGCACAGTGTTGTATTTTCCTGATGTTATTAATGAGTACCAGCGTTTCTGCGTTAGCGCAAAGTAACAGTAATACAGAGTCCGTATTTTTGACGGTTAAGCAAGCTTTCCCATTTTCGTCTCAAATTGTACGTTCAAACGAGGGTGATAAGTTGGTATTAAGCTTCGCGACTGAGCCGGGCTATTATCTCTACCACAAGCGTTTTTCGTTTAAAGTTGTCGATGGTAATATTAGCTTAGCTAAGCCGCAATATTCAGTGGAAGCAGAACAGAAGCAAGATCCTAATTTTGGTTTGGTTAAGGTTTATCATCAAGCACTAACCGTTACTTTACCTTTCACTGGCAGTGGCAGCGTGAAAGTGAATTACCAAGGCTGTGCAGACAGTGGATTGTGTTATCTACCACAACGTAAGACGATTGATATAAATTCGATAGATAGAAGTGCGATAGATAGAAATGCGATAGAGATGAGTGATGTTGCACTTTCTACTGCTGTAAAAGGACAGGCTATAGCACCAACAAATAAGTTGATGGATACGGTGACAGAGACAGCAAATGACAGCCAAGGATTAGCGAGTATGTTAGCTGGTGCAGGTCGTTCACAAGCGTTGCTATTGTTCTTTATATTAGGGTTAGGGCTTGCTTTTACCCCTTGCGTATTACCGATGATCCCAATTTTGTCGAGTATTATTGGTGGTCAAGGTGCGGGGATGACGGGTTGGAAAGGATTTTATATCTCGTTGGCGTATGTGCTGGGTATGGCATCGAGTTATGCTCTTATTGGTGTACTCATGGCGACCGTTGGGCAAGGCATTAATATACAGGCTGCAATGCAACAGACTTGGTTGTTAGTGATCTTTGCTGGATTATTCGTGTTGTTAGCTTTAGCCATGTTTGGGGTTTACGAACTGCAATTGCCATCACGTCTACAGGTTGCGTTAAATAATCAATCGCAGCGATTAACTGGCGGTAAAGTATTTACGGTATTCATGATGGGGGCTATTTCTGCTTTAGTGGTATCACCCTGTGTGTCAGCGCCATTAGCTGGGGCGTTATTGTATGTGTCGACCACTCAGGATTGGTTATTCGGTGGTGGTGTATTGTTTGTCATGGCGTTAGGTATGGGCGTACCATTAGTGATTATAGGGACATCAGGTGGGAAGTTCTTACCGCGCAGTGGTCCTTGGATGATCCGAGTGAAGCAAGGGTTTGGCGTGATGTTGCTGGCTATCGCGATATTATTGGTGAGCCGTTTTTCTGCACCCGCTGTGACATTAGGGTTATGGGCATTACTGATTATCTGTAGTGCAATGTACATCCATAGTATTGCGGATATACAGTCCAACCGTTTATGGTTACGTCATGTGGTGGTATTCATGTCGTTAGTTTATGGTGCGATGTTATTGGTTGGTATGATGACTGGCGCTGATGATCTCGCTGATCCACTACAGCATATTAGTCAGCGTAATACGCAAAATGTGAATGGTGGAAGTATCGCGCAAGCGAGGCAACCGTTATTTACTAAAACAGCATCAGTAGCAGTTATCGATAAGGCTATTGATAACTTAACTGCGCCTAAAGTCGTGACTATGGTTGACCTTTATGCGGACTGGTGTACGTCGTGTAAAGTGATGGATAAGCAAGTCTTTTCGGATATGAACGTCGCCGCTAAAATGAGATCTATTAATGCGTTGAAGTTTGATATTACCGACAATACTAATCTTCAATCAACATGGATGGCGAAAGCGCAGTTATTTGGCCCACCAAGTATGCTGTTTTTTGATGCTGACGGTGAAGAAATTAAACAGCTGCGTGTTGTGGGTGAGATGGACAAGCAACAGTTCTTAGCGCACCTTAAGTTGGTCGCTAAGGCGGTGCCACTGAGCTAA
- a CDS encoding FAD:protein FMN transferase: MTIKTPYVHRFMAMTVPCEVTLIASNAAQLALDIEANTRRLEEKFNFYSDTSMLTKLINQRSCKRVVIDAETRDILLKVREYSALTQGIFDITVGTVKALLQNGTSTREQVYQAAAPYMGLAVWDIEDNTLVVNYPITRLDLGGVIKEVAVDQALAIAEQTSRGVLVNFGGDIRASGCKVDGSDFVVGVVNPHEQTQALFALPLCNQALTTSAHYARRQQFSDEESSHILASQDTHKQVISVTVVADSALQAGIMSTALTINPRLVVPEEIGFALVDAQLNVHQNTDFLL; this comes from the coding sequence ATGACTATTAAAACACCTTACGTACATCGTTTTATGGCAATGACTGTACCGTGTGAAGTGACATTAATTGCGTCTAATGCGGCGCAATTAGCTCTTGATATTGAAGCGAATACACGACGTTTAGAAGAAAAGTTTAATTTTTATTCTGACACATCGATGTTAACAAAACTGATTAACCAACGCAGTTGTAAGCGTGTCGTTATTGATGCGGAAACCCGTGATATTTTACTTAAAGTGCGTGAATACAGTGCATTAACACAAGGTATCTTTGATATTACAGTGGGTACGGTCAAAGCACTGTTGCAAAATGGCACGTCCACGCGCGAGCAAGTCTATCAAGCTGCGGCTCCTTATATGGGGCTCGCGGTGTGGGACATTGAAGACAATACACTAGTCGTGAATTACCCCATTACACGATTAGATCTCGGTGGTGTGATCAAAGAAGTCGCTGTGGATCAAGCGTTAGCGATAGCGGAACAAACGAGTCGTGGTGTGTTGGTTAACTTTGGTGGTGATATTAGAGCGTCAGGCTGCAAAGTTGATGGCAGTGACTTTGTTGTTGGTGTTGTTAACCCTCATGAGCAAACACAGGCTTTATTTGCATTACCCCTGTGTAATCAAGCGCTCACCACATCTGCACATTATGCGCGTAGACAGCAATTTTCAGATGAAGAAAGTTCTCATATTTTAGCTTCGCAAGATACCCACAAACAAGTCATCTCCGTGACAGTCGTCGCTGATAGTGCCTTGCAAGCTGGGATCATGAGTACTGCATTAACGATTAACCCTCGTTTAGTCGTACCTGAAGAGATAGGTTTTGCATTAGTTGATGCTCAATTGAATGTACATCAAAATACGGATTTTTTATTATGA
- a CDS encoding prolyl-tRNA synthetase associated domain-containing protein — protein sequence MNTKASLDVLLAELSIEPLRYQHPALATCDAADKLNLQREGARIKNLFLRDNPGRRHFLLLTTSDKQVDLKLLSKQLTVSRLGFASSERLNKYLGVMPGSVSLLALNNDKECHVELLIDDDIWQQEAFQCHPLINTETYVLTKAQSNLFLESTGHDVRVIDNI from the coding sequence ATGAACACCAAAGCATCACTTGATGTATTACTTGCCGAGCTTAGTATTGAGCCGCTCCGTTACCAACACCCAGCTTTGGCCACGTGTGATGCCGCTGATAAGTTAAACTTACAACGCGAAGGCGCGCGGATAAAAAACCTATTTCTACGAGATAATCCGGGTCGTCGGCATTTTCTATTATTAACGACATCAGACAAGCAGGTTGATTTAAAACTGTTATCTAAGCAATTGACGGTATCACGTTTAGGTTTTGCTTCTTCAGAGCGGTTAAATAAGTATTTAGGTGTGATGCCTGGTTCGGTATCTTTATTGGCGCTGAATAATGATAAAGAGTGTCATGTGGAGTTGCTAATCGACGATGACATTTGGCAGCAAGAGGCATTTCAATGCCATCCCTTGATCAATACTGAAACATACGTATTGACCAAGGCACAAAGTAACTTATTCTTAGAGTCGACGGGTCATGACGTTCGCGTTATTGATAACATTTAG
- a CDS encoding TlpA disulfide reductase family protein translates to MFKKWLVVFTLLLSSQAHAYQEGEMLSASAQAQLGLDPNRVSLIDFFAEWCVSCRAELPEVNQIVPALSALGVDVVGVDVDEDAAAGIAFQQSLGINFRVVNDDKQTLVDDFQPIGMPALYYVYQGQVLKIRYGAINHIGDVITSDLAAMGLSQ, encoded by the coding sequence ATGTTTAAAAAGTGGCTTGTGGTGTTCACCTTATTGTTGTCTAGCCAAGCGCATGCTTATCAAGAAGGTGAAATGCTTTCTGCGTCAGCTCAAGCGCAACTTGGGTTGGATCCAAATCGAGTTTCGCTCATTGATTTCTTTGCCGAGTGGTGCGTGTCTTGTCGTGCCGAGCTACCTGAAGTTAATCAGATTGTACCTGCATTAAGTGCCTTAGGGGTTGATGTTGTTGGTGTTGATGTGGACGAGGATGCTGCGGCAGGTATTGCCTTTCAGCAATCATTGGGGATCAATTTCCGTGTTGTAAATGATGATAAGCAAACGCTCGTTGATGACTTTCAACCTATAGGTATGCCTGCCTTGTATTATGTTTATCAGGGACAAGTATTAAAGATCCGCTATGGTGCGATTAATCATATCGGTGATGTGATTACCAGCGATCTCGCAGCGATGGGGTTGAGTCAATGA
- a CDS encoding DEAD/DEAH box helicase, translated as MPFSKFGLNKLITQAVAELGYEQPTPIQQKAIPAILSGKNLIAAAQTGTGKTASFVLPLLQKFSHKHTLRAKRIRALILTPTRELAVQVAENVEQYGKHLHLTSMAMYGGVDMEPQKQRLIEGVDILVATPGRLLDMAHQRALHFDELEVLVIDEADRMLDMGFVNDINKIIERLPEDRQNLLFSATLSSQVRFLAKTAINYAMEISIEPEHTTAQEIEQWLTVVDKDVKSALLSHMIIENDWKQALIFIETKRGAAKLVSQLEKRGIKAESFHSGRSQAMREQLLAEFKAGDLGLLVATGVASRGIDIDDLDRVVNYDLPEEAADYVHRIGRTGRAGATGEAISFVSRDDFRNLCAIEQLLDHVIERKEVEGFEAKVGIPESILGYVPKRSQPPRRRRPAKK; from the coding sequence ATGCCATTTTCTAAGTTTGGATTAAACAAATTAATTACCCAAGCAGTAGCCGAATTAGGCTACGAGCAACCGACTCCGATTCAACAAAAAGCAATTCCGGCTATTTTATCGGGTAAAAACTTGATTGCCGCTGCGCAAACGGGTACGGGTAAAACTGCAAGTTTTGTATTACCACTATTACAAAAGTTCAGCCATAAACACACATTACGTGCGAAACGTATTCGTGCGCTGATCTTAACTCCAACACGTGAATTGGCAGTTCAGGTAGCAGAAAACGTTGAACAATACGGTAAACATTTACACCTAACATCAATGGCGATGTACGGTGGTGTTGATATGGAACCACAGAAACAACGTCTAATTGAAGGTGTTGATATTCTGGTTGCGACGCCAGGTCGTTTATTAGATATGGCTCATCAACGTGCACTTCATTTTGACGAACTAGAAGTATTAGTTATCGATGAAGCAGACAGAATGTTAGACATGGGTTTTGTTAACGACATCAATAAAATCATTGAGCGTTTACCAGAAGACCGTCAAAACTTATTGTTCTCAGCAACCTTGTCTAGCCAAGTACGTTTCTTGGCAAAAACAGCAATTAACTATGCAATGGAAATCTCAATTGAACCAGAGCATACAACTGCACAAGAAATTGAACAGTGGTTAACTGTTGTTGATAAAGATGTGAAATCGGCATTGCTTAGTCACATGATTATTGAAAATGACTGGAAGCAAGCGTTAATCTTTATTGAAACAAAACGTGGTGCAGCTAAGTTAGTAAGCCAACTTGAAAAACGTGGTATTAAGGCTGAGTCTTTCCACAGTGGCCGTAGTCAAGCGATGCGAGAGCAGTTATTAGCAGAATTTAAAGCGGGTGATTTAGGCTTGCTTGTTGCTACAGGTGTTGCTTCTCGTGGTATTGATATTGATGATTTAGATCGTGTAGTAAACTACGATCTACCTGAAGAAGCGGCTGATTATGTTCACCGTATTGGTCGTACTGGCCGTGCTGGTGCAACGGGTGAAGCGATTTCATTTGTATCTCGTGATGATTTCCGTAACTTATGCGCTATCGAGCAACTGTTAGATCACGTTATCGAACGTAAAGAAGTTGAAGGTTTTGAAGCGAAAGTTGGTATTCCTGAGTCTATCTTAGGTTATGTACCAAAACGTTCACAACCACCACGTCGTCGCCGTCCAGCGAAGAAATAA
- a CDS encoding multidrug effflux MFS transporter: MIINKTKFNKIPLALAMMIIATGQVGVSIYLPSLPLISRDLGVSQADVQQLVTLFLLGFGLSQLFYGPLSDAIGRRPVFFLGQGIYLLGTLMCVLLPDSYNALIAGRLLQGLGAGSASVLARSVIRDSYSGSQLIQALSYMSITASILPIVAPVVGGWTAWHFGWQSVFSLVLVYLLAIVTLGYFVLPETLPHPVSKFKIKETISGYWHLSRNYQVISSASYNWIGYLSTLVSVSLLPFLLQDGLKLSAADYGEVMIIPSAGLLIGSLILNKLNKRFTTNQLMYLASSIMMMAGCWLVFNEMSLVNLIFGFTLLTIAQGISFPLSISMLLAPHSKQVGSVSALSGSVQMCFSGVVGGFLIKHFIDSQLSLGLFYLITGSSIALVLTHSRHKQRLAASAKCYQ; encoded by the coding sequence ATGATAATAAATAAAACAAAATTCAACAAAATCCCGCTCGCCTTGGCCATGATGATCATTGCCACAGGACAAGTAGGTGTCAGCATTTATCTGCCTTCACTGCCATTAATAAGCCGTGACTTAGGTGTATCTCAAGCGGACGTCCAGCAACTTGTTACCCTCTTCTTACTGGGTTTTGGACTATCACAACTTTTCTATGGGCCGCTATCAGATGCAATTGGTCGTCGTCCGGTATTTTTTCTGGGTCAAGGTATTTATTTACTGGGTACGCTCATGTGCGTATTACTGCCAGACAGCTATAACGCACTGATTGCAGGACGCTTATTACAAGGTTTGGGCGCAGGCAGTGCATCGGTATTGGCTCGTAGCGTGATCCGCGATAGTTACAGCGGAAGTCAATTAATACAAGCACTGTCTTATATGTCGATAACCGCATCAATACTGCCAATTGTCGCCCCTGTGGTTGGTGGTTGGACGGCATGGCATTTTGGCTGGCAGTCAGTGTTTAGCCTTGTACTGGTTTATCTCTTGGCTATTGTCACTTTAGGTTATTTTGTGTTGCCTGAAACCTTACCTCACCCAGTCAGCAAGTTTAAGATCAAAGAGACAATAAGCGGCTATTGGCACTTATCCAGAAACTACCAAGTGATTTCATCAGCCAGTTATAATTGGATTGGTTACTTATCGACGCTGGTATCCGTGTCGCTGCTCCCCTTCTTATTACAAGACGGGTTGAAACTCAGTGCTGCAGACTATGGTGAAGTGATGATCATTCCTTCTGCGGGCCTGTTAATCGGTAGCTTAATATTGAATAAATTAAATAAACGCTTCACCACCAATCAACTGATGTACTTAGCATCGAGCATTATGATGATGGCGGGTTGCTGGTTGGTATTTAATGAGATGTCGTTAGTCAATCTGATATTTGGTTTTACCCTGTTAACGATCGCACAAGGTATCAGCTTTCCACTGTCAATAAGCATGCTGCTTGCCCCGCACAGTAAGCAAGTCGGTTCAGTTTCAGCCTTATCTGGTTCAGTGCAAATGTGTTTTTCAGGCGTTGTTGGTGGGTTCTTGATTAAACACTTTATCGACAGCCAATTAAGTCTAGGCTTGTTCTATTTAATCACTGGATCATCTATTGCTTTAGTGCTCACCCATAGTCGTCACAAACAGCGCCTTGCTGCGAGTGCTAAATGTTATCAATAA
- a CDS encoding DUF4266 domain-containing protein, giving the protein MKHYSKLTLLASALLSVGLQAAVVETDPSGRYQVTESVSSIVYKSQQTVAELAHPSVQAKQKPEPKPEIIAESRVDAEAITAPATESTMAPTTAPTTAPTTESSMEAKVVAEPKTSAVAVITPVQVQPKPASKAPVIHPLPLKITPTLAPISPVAATMTEAKPVVNQAVKPQLPLAAVVIPKTAVVLKPPVIPTSTVMPTSVPIHPILNTTAFVAPEPRDESEEPSLFSAISDWFSVKPVKPWQKGTLAKKAMKPGGEVPEFDVFSEKVFAYKQGSIGGNGVGGGGCGCN; this is encoded by the coding sequence ATGAAACACTATTCAAAATTAACATTATTAGCGTCTGCTTTGCTGAGTGTCGGATTACAAGCTGCAGTTGTTGAAACGGATCCAAGTGGTCGCTATCAAGTAACCGAATCTGTATCAAGTATCGTGTATAAAAGCCAACAAACTGTTGCAGAGCTAGCGCATCCATCTGTGCAGGCGAAACAAAAACCTGAACCTAAACCTGAAATTATCGCAGAGTCTCGCGTTGACGCAGAAGCTATTACGGCACCTGCTACGGAGTCTACTATGGCACCTACTACGGCACCTACTACGGCACCTACTACGGAGTCATCTATGGAAGCTAAAGTGGTTGCTGAACCTAAAACGTCTGCTGTTGCTGTTATTACTCCGGTACAAGTACAGCCTAAACCAGCTTCGAAAGCACCTGTGATACATCCCTTACCATTAAAAATAACGCCGACACTTGCACCTATTTCACCAGTCGCAGCAACGATGACTGAGGCTAAGCCTGTTGTTAATCAGGCAGTGAAACCGCAACTGCCATTAGCTGCGGTTGTGATACCAAAAACAGCAGTAGTGCTAAAGCCGCCAGTGATACCTACATCGACAGTGATGCCAACCTCGGTGCCTATTCATCCAATTTTAAATACGACAGCATTTGTTGCCCCTGAGCCTCGTGATGAGAGCGAAGAGCCATCGTTGTTCTCGGCGATTAGTGACTGGTTTAGTGTGAAACCTGTTAAACCTTGGCAAAAAGGGACGCTTGCGAAAAAGGCGATGAAGCCGGGTGGTGAAGTACCTGAATTTGATGTCTTTTCTGAAAAAGTCTTTGCCTACAAACAAGGCTCTATCGGTGGTAATGGCGTCGGTGGTGGCGGTTGTGGCTGTAACTAA
- a CDS encoding LEA type 2 family protein has protein sequence MSTWKYLVVVWILLLSGCTNIQQLRDLEVSLVKIEPVQPVGLSPRFNVHLLVTNPNAQDLNIEGISLQLNLADQKVLSGVSNQIPALTAYGETPIEIQASVNLFYIFKVLKSLNQQSAEGIEYQLKTTIDPDGFVPFNVTKEGILDEDILQGLTTISK, from the coding sequence ATGTCAACATGGAAGTATCTTGTCGTGGTATGGATTTTATTGCTAAGCGGGTGTACTAACATACAACAACTGCGCGATCTGGAGGTGAGTTTAGTTAAGATAGAACCAGTACAACCTGTCGGATTATCACCTCGTTTCAACGTGCACTTATTAGTGACAAACCCAAACGCGCAAGATTTAAATATTGAAGGCATAAGTTTACAGCTTAACTTGGCCGATCAAAAAGTCTTGTCAGGTGTATCTAACCAGATTCCGGCTCTCACCGCTTACGGTGAAACACCAATAGAAATACAAGCAAGCGTCAATCTATTTTATATATTCAAAGTACTTAAATCATTAAACCAACAATCCGCTGAAGGAATTGAGTACCAACTTAAAACAACCATAGATCCAGACGGTTTTGTGCCGTTTAATGTGACTAAAGAAGGCATTTTAGATGAAGATATTTTGCAAGGACTGACTACGATATCTAAGTAG
- a CDS encoding sensor domain-containing diguanylate cyclase, producing MVDNQACLSRSEQNIIDLNKWQQITDLIAELFGSASGTIVQLRENEFNVVVASQNKDNFLSRNDTWSWDIHSFCRKIIETKQQLTVEHAEMDACWKQSPLVAEGQIRSYCGLPIFWPCGELFGTLCIIDTKETEHSPALIKLLEQFCRLITADLKMLRDYQEIRDLALTDELTGIHNRRGLSFLGEQRIKEARRAKQTIGIVYLDIDHLKRINDRHGHQIGDQCIITLANVLTVNGRESDIIARMGGDEFIIMTSFSDEYDYDHHLEKLSLRILDCYKTAVSEYDTDEITSISYGHRTFNYASMTFLEEMIEETDQLMYRNKNSKR from the coding sequence ATGGTTGATAATCAAGCTTGTTTATCTCGTTCAGAACAAAATATCATTGATTTAAATAAGTGGCAGCAAATTACGGATTTGATTGCGGAGTTGTTCGGCTCTGCAAGTGGTACGATTGTGCAATTACGCGAAAATGAATTTAATGTGGTGGTGGCGAGCCAAAACAAGGATAACTTTCTTTCTCGTAATGATACATGGTCATGGGATATTCACAGCTTCTGTCGTAAGATTATTGAAACGAAGCAGCAACTTACTGTCGAGCATGCTGAAATGGATGCGTGCTGGAAACAGTCTCCGCTTGTTGCCGAAGGTCAAATCCGTTCTTATTGTGGCCTACCGATATTTTGGCCTTGTGGTGAGTTGTTCGGTACTCTCTGTATTATTGATACGAAAGAAACCGAACATTCTCCTGCGTTAATCAAATTACTCGAACAGTTCTGTCGTCTTATTACTGCTGATTTAAAAATGTTACGTGATTATCAAGAGATCCGAGACTTAGCATTAACAGATGAGTTAACGGGTATTCATAATCGTAGAGGACTCTCTTTTTTAGGTGAACAGCGTATTAAAGAAGCGCGACGAGCCAAACAAACTATTGGCATTGTTTATCTCGATATTGATCATCTAAAACGGATCAATGATAGGCATGGTCATCAGATTGGCGATCAATGTATTATAACCCTTGCCAATGTACTGACTGTGAATGGTCGAGAAAGTGATATTATTGCCCGTATGGGTGGTGATGAGTTTATTATTATGACGTCTTTTAGTGATGAATATGATTACGACCATCATTTAGAAAAACTGTCATTACGTATATTAGACTGTTATAAAACAGCAGTGTCAGAATATGATACGGATGAAATAACATCGATTAGTTATGGTCATCGGACATTTAATTATGCCTCCATGACATTTCTTGAGGAGATGATTGAAGAAACTGATCAGCTGATGTATCGAAATAAAAACAGTAAACGTTAA